A stretch of Castanea sativa cultivar Marrone di Chiusa Pesio chromosome 2, ASM4071231v1 DNA encodes these proteins:
- the LOC142625039 gene encoding metalloendoproteinase 1-like, giving the protein MAYNKAFSLFSFTLLLLLLLLPLLSHATSQNIHDKKSSPFEFLKHLQGCHKGEQVKGIHNLKAYLENFGYLSSNHSKNHTHTNDDDFDGLLESAIKTYQLNYHLNATGTLDAKTISTMMMPRCGVADISNGTNWMRLGKKTYHQQHGSLHTVSHYTFFPGNPKWPSSKYHLTYGFLPGTPTIKARSNGSIERYKAHLVTKGFTQKYGIDYEKTFTPVARISFVHALLAVTVPIFLTPTIAMSPVARAFQTWAANTHFRFSRAQDHTNADIKVSFQRRDHGDGSPFDGAGGILAHAFAPTDGRFHYDGDEQWSVGATPNAFDLETVALHEIGHLLGLGHSSVQGAIMWPNISPGVTQGLHRDDINGIKALYNI; this is encoded by the exons ATGGCTTATAATAAAGCTTTTTCTCTGTTTTCATTcactctcctcctcctcctcctcctccttcctctCCTCTCGCATGCAACTTCACAAAACATCCATGACAAAAAATCATCACCCTTTGAGTTTCTCAAACATCTTCAGGGATGTCACAAGGGAGAACAGGTCAAAGGCATCCATAACCTCAAAGCCTACCTTGAAAATTTTGGTTATTTGAGCTCTAACCATTCCAAAAATCACACTCATACCAATGATGATGATTTCGATGGACTCTTGGAATCTGCAATTAAAACATACCAACTAAACTACCATCTCAATGCCACTGGAACTTTGGATGCCAAAACAATATCAACAATGATGATGCCTCGTTGTGGGGTGGCAGATATCTCCAATGGTACAAATTGGATGCGCTTAGGCAAGAAGACATATCATCAGCAACATGGCTCTTTACATACCGTCTCTCACTATACTTTCTTCCCAGGAAATCCCAAGTGGCCATCTTCTAAGTACCATCTCACCTATGGATTTCTCCCTGGCACCCCAact ATTAAGGCACGCTCtaatgggtccattgagcgctacaaagctcaTCTTGTtacaaaaggttttacacagaagtatgggattgattatgaaaagACCTTTACTCcagttgctcgtatctcatttGTTcatgccctcttagctgttacTGTTCCCA tatttctaacaccAACTATAGCAATGAGTCCCGTCGCAAGAGCTTTCCAAACATGGGCTGCCAACACACACTTCAGGTTCTCAAGAGCTCAGGACCACACAAATGCAGATATCAAAGTTAGTTTCCAAAGGAGGGATCATGGAGATGGGAGCCCTTTTGATGGAGCTGGTGGAATCTTAGCACATGCTTTTGCCCCTACTGATGGGAGATTCCATTATGATGGAGATGAGCAGTGGAGTGTTGGAGCTACCCCAAATGCGTTTGACTTGGAGACTGTTGCATTGCATGAAATTGGGCATCTTCTTGGACTCGGTCATAGCTCTGTTCAAGGGGCCATCATGTGGCCTAACATAAGTCCAGGAGTGACCCAAGGTTTGCATAGGGACGATATTAATGGCATCAAAGCCttatataatatttga
- the LOC142625040 gene encoding polyubiquitin 11-like: MIQALEGIQPDQYSLFHAGKLLEDNRTLALLNLQHVSTLNLIFNPNDVLSIIYAQNRLEDWNTLAHYGIEEKSILEFLPAKIQIFVKPHSGSSIVLEVQRLDIICDVKKMIFDKLGTPVNAQRLVFAGKRLMDDLNLASYNIQKNSTILMVKP; the protein is encoded by the exons ATGATACAGGCTCTGGAGGGGATACAGCCAGATCAGTACAGCCTGTTCCATGCTGGAAAACTCCTTGAAGATAACCGGACTCTTGCCTTGCTCAACTTACAGCATGTGTCAActcttaatttgatttttaatccAAACGATGTTTTGTCAATTAT TTATGCTCAAAATCGACTTGAGGACTGGAACACTTTGGCCCATTATGGAATTGAGGAAAAATCAATCTTAGAGTTCTTGCCTGCTAAAATTCAGATATTTGTCAAGCCACATTCTGGGAGCAGTATAGTTCTTGAAGTGCAGAGGTTGGATATTATTtgtgatgtaaaaaaaatgatttttgacAAGTTGGGTACACCAGTTAATGCTCAGAGGCTTGTGTTTGCTGGAAAAAGGCTCATGGATGATCTGAATTTGGCTAGTTACAACATCCAAAAGAACTCCACTATCCTAATGGTGAAGCCATAA